In Streptomyces chartreusis, the following proteins share a genomic window:
- the galK gene encoding galactokinase produces MNVDTAAAVAERFEELYGAEPEGVWAAPGRVNLIGEHTDYNDGFVMPFALPHTAVAAVSRRTDGVLRLHSQDVERGVVELRVDDLEPESDRDWTAYPSGVVWALRQAGHAITGADIHLASTVPAGAGLSSSAALEVVVALALNDLYDLGQKGWQLARLCQRAENVYVGAPVGIMDQTASACCEPGHALFLDTRDLSQKQIPFDLAAEGMRLLVVDTRVKHSHSEGEYGKRRAGCEKGAALLGVDALRDIAYDDLAAALDRLGDEEEVRRLVRHVVTEDQRVERVVALLESGETRAIGPVLTEGHASLRDDFRISCPELDLVVDTALASGALGARMTGGGFGGSAIVLAEAADVETVTKAVEEAFATAGFTAPRVFEAVPAAGARRVS; encoded by the coding sequence ATGAACGTCGACACGGCAGCCGCGGTCGCCGAGCGGTTCGAGGAGCTGTACGGGGCCGAGCCGGAAGGGGTGTGGGCCGCGCCGGGCCGGGTCAACCTGATCGGCGAGCACACCGACTACAACGACGGCTTCGTCATGCCGTTCGCGCTGCCGCACACCGCGGTCGCGGCTGTCTCGCGGCGCACCGACGGCGTGCTGCGGCTGCACTCGCAGGACGTCGAGCGCGGTGTCGTCGAACTGCGCGTCGACGACCTCGAACCCGAGTCGGACCGCGACTGGACGGCGTACCCGTCGGGCGTGGTGTGGGCGCTGCGCCAGGCCGGCCACGCGATCACCGGCGCCGACATCCACCTCGCCTCGACGGTCCCGGCCGGCGCGGGCCTGTCCTCGTCGGCGGCCCTGGAGGTCGTCGTGGCGCTCGCCCTGAACGACCTGTACGACCTGGGCCAGAAGGGCTGGCAGCTGGCCCGGCTGTGCCAGCGCGCGGAGAACGTGTACGTCGGCGCCCCGGTCGGGATCATGGACCAGACGGCGTCCGCGTGCTGCGAGCCGGGCCACGCGCTGTTCCTCGACACCCGCGACCTCTCCCAGAAGCAGATCCCCTTCGACCTGGCTGCCGAGGGCATGCGGCTGCTGGTCGTCGACACCCGGGTCAAGCACTCGCACAGCGAGGGCGAGTACGGCAAGCGCCGCGCGGGCTGCGAGAAGGGCGCCGCGCTGCTGGGCGTGGACGCGCTCCGCGACATCGCCTACGACGACCTGGCCGCGGCCCTCGACCGGCTCGGCGACGAGGAGGAGGTACGCCGTCTGGTGCGCCACGTCGTCACCGAGGACCAGCGTGTCGAGCGGGTCGTGGCCCTGCTGGAGTCGGGTGAGACGCGGGCGATCGGACCGGTCCTGACCGAGGGGCACGCCTCCCTGCGGGACGACTTCCGCATCTCCTGCCCGGAGCTGGACCTGGTCGTGGACACGGCCCTGGCGAGCGGCGCCCTGGGCGCGCGCATGACGGGCGGCGGCTTCGGCGGCTCGGCGATCGTGCTGGCCGAGGCGGCGGACGTGGAGACCGTCACCAAGGCGGTCGAGGAGGCCTTCGCCACGGCCGGGTTCACGGCACCGAGAGTCTTCGAGGCGGTACCGGCGGCGGGGGCACGACGCGTGAGCTGA